The sequence below is a genomic window from Zhongshania aliphaticivorans.
ACGAATTTGCCGAGTTGCTTCAGCGCCGTCCATGATTGGCATTTCAATATCCATAATCACAAAATCGAAACGGCCACGAATAAACGAGTTCAATGCTTGTTGCCCATTCCCAACGTGATGTACGTCAATGCCTAAGCTGCTCAGCATACGCGTTAGCACTTGGGCGTTGGTCGGATTGTCTTCGGCAATAAGACATTTGAGTGATGACAGGTTCAGTGCGTCAGTGCTGTATTGATCTGGCGAGCGATGATTAATACTTGCGTCGAAATGGCATTCAGCTAATAGCGCGCTGCGCAGTGCGACACTGCTCAGCGGTTTACTCAGTACGCGGCGAATCCCAGCGCTTTGTAATTCGTCGCGATCAAAATTGATGTTGGCGTGGGCAAGCATCAAGCTGATCGGCTGTTGATTTTCGGCTTGACTGTCATCGCAGATTCGCTGAGCTAGCTTTAAACCGCCCCCTGGGAGCGCTTGGTCGATTAATAGAATTTCTATTGGCGCATTGAGTAGTAGTTGATTGCGCACTATCGCTACGGCGGCATTATCACTGTTCGCCGTGAGTACTTGCATGCCCCAGGTGCTGCACTGCTTACTGACTACCTTACAAAAAGTCTGGTTGCTGTCCACAACGAGCAGGCGTTTACCCTGGAGAAGCTCGGTGCCAGCAGTGCTGCTTTGCTCGGGAATTTTAGGCACGCCCAGTAGCAGTGAAAAGCTTAGGATGTGGGCACCGTTTGGCGAGGTACGGACATTGACTTGGCCGCGCATTAAGCTAATGAGTTGAGCGGCGATGGCAAATCGCGCGTTAGTGATACTACTATCATTGCTAATGGAACGGCTTAGCGCTTGTTTCTCTTGGGTGCTGAAGGCCTTGCCGCGATGGCTTAGGTCAAAATAAGTCAGCCCGGCCTTGGTTTCTGATGGGTAGACTTTCAGTAAAATATAGCCAGATTCAAAATGTTCAAATGCACTGTTCATCACGTGGGATAACAATTGTCGAATTCGCGACGGGTCGCCGATAAGTTGTTCCCTGACTTCACTGTCAATATCACAAATTAATTCGATTGCTTGTTCTGCGGCTATATTGCGGAATCCGGCGAGGGACTCGTCGATAATTTCGGGTAAGTTGATCAGTTGGTTGCTGAGTTCAACGTCACTTTCACTAAAGCGTACTGCCTGACTGGCCTCGTCCAGCAATTGCAGCAGTTCGTGGCTAGAGCGCTGTAAAGTACTGATATAGTCCTCTTGGCTAGCGGTTAAACGGGTGTCGTGAAGCAATTCTGTTACGCCGATCATGGCGCTTAGCGGGGTGCGAATATCGTGGGTAATACGAGCTAATATATCGGTTTTAGCGCGATTCACTTCACCGAGGACGGCAATGTGTTGATCGTCTTGCGCCTGTTTACGTTGGCGTAGATGGTGGCGAGTAAACAATAAGCACGTTTGACTGATAGCGGCACCCGTTGCCAGCGCTATCATCGCGGTGTTGATTAAGGGGATATCGCTGAGGTTTAGAAAGTAGCTAAGAAGGGCTACTGAATAAAGTAAAATGACGGCTGCACGGGTAGTTAAATAATAAAAAATCAAACGGCTGTAACTGACTAAGTAGCAGTGCAGCGACATGATAAATAAAAGTAAAACATTGGCGGGTATAAGTGTGTGCACAAGGATTGTGGCGCTGCGCCCATCGCTGATTAAACCAATGGCAATGGCTAAGGTATTTACTAATATCGCTGTCCGGATAATAGCTGGCCAGCGCTGCGCGCGATTCACTGGAAATACCGGAAAGCTTTGCGCGTAGAGTAGCTCTAGGATGCAGATCGCCAGTAAAGCTGTGATTAAGCTTGCACCCTGCCATGGCGGCATTAGTCCTTGAGCCTCGCCAATATAACCCCATGCGAGTAATTGGCAGACAATGATGAGTCCGCAATTCAGGGCTTGGTAGATAAAAAGCCGGTCTTTGTGCAAAAGTGCACTGACAAGATTAAATAGCAGCAGTAATACTAAAATGCCGTAGAAAGCAGCATTGATAAATTCACGTTTACTTACTTGGCCAAGGAAGCTCGCATAGCTGTGTAATTCAAGAGTAATGCGTCGTGCAATCGGGGATTCGATACGTAGGTAAAACGTACTTTGGCTATTTGCCGCAACGGGGATGGCAAATAGAGTCTCGCTGCGAATTAATTTGCTTGTGGGAAACGGCGCGATGATTTCCCCCTGGCGATACACTTCAATATATTTGGCATCACTTGGTTGAACCTGCAACAACTGTTGCTGGGTTTCGTTACTGGTATTGCGCAGCGTGAAGCGGAACCAGAGGCGCCCTGTGGTGCCTGAAAGCTGGAAGTCAGCAATGCCGCTAGGTCTAAATTGGGTGTTTAATTCTGGCTGTTGGATCGCGTCGATACGGTAGCGCGCGTCCGGGTCCATTAGAACATCGGTGTAGTCCGCGAGATTTGTATTGTTTTGACTTGAATCGAGGACGAGCACTGGCGCCGCTAAGCTGGGAATGCTGATGCACAGCAACAGCAAGCCCAGAAAGCGGCGCAGGCGGCGGTACGACCGAGGTTTATTTACGGTCGATGGCGCGGT
It includes:
- a CDS encoding response regulator, coding for MPSIATTSPTAPSTVNKPRSYRRLRRFLGLLLLCISIPSLAAPVLVLDSSQNNTNLADYTDVLMDPDARYRIDAIQQPELNTQFRPSGIADFQLSGTTGRLWFRFTLRNTSNETQQQLLQVQPSDAKYIEVYRQGEIIAPFPTSKLIRSETLFAIPVAANSQSTFYLRIESPIARRITLELHSYASFLGQVSKREFINAAFYGILVLLLLFNLVSALLHKDRLFIYQALNCGLIIVCQLLAWGYIGEAQGLMPPWQGASLITALLAICILELLYAQSFPVFPVNRAQRWPAIIRTAILVNTLAIAIGLISDGRSATILVHTLIPANVLLLFIMSLHCYLVSYSRLIFYYLTTRAAVILLYSVALLSYFLNLSDIPLINTAMIALATGAAISQTCLLFTRHHLRQRKQAQDDQHIAVLGEVNRAKTDILARITHDIRTPLSAMIGVTELLHDTRLTASQEDYISTLQRSSHELLQLLDEASQAVRFSESDVELSNQLINLPEIIDESLAGFRNIAAEQAIELICDIDSEVREQLIGDPSRIRQLLSHVMNSAFEHFESGYILLKVYPSETKAGLTYFDLSHRGKAFSTQEKQALSRSISNDSSITNARFAIAAQLISLMRGQVNVRTSPNGAHILSFSLLLGVPKIPEQSSTAGTELLQGKRLLVVDSNQTFCKVVSKQCSTWGMQVLTANSDNAAVAIVRNQLLLNAPIEILLIDQALPGGGLKLAQRICDDSQAENQQPISLMLAHANINFDRDELQSAGIRRVLSKPLSSVALRSALLAECHFDASINHRSPDQYSTDALNLSSLKCLIAEDNPTNAQVLTRMLSSLGIDVHHVGNGQQALNSFIRGRFDFVIMDIEMPIMDGAEATRQIRLFESEEGRERTPIFGLTANTLDEQRDSYLRAGMDLHLVKPIRLWELAEAIKRWTGYQHTKAAVSTPQTPAPQ